In Fusarium oxysporum f. sp. lycopersici 4287 chromosome 2, whole genome shotgun sequence, a genomic segment contains:
- a CDS encoding proline dehydrogenase, which translates to MSSALRRGTAQPLRWATASNAITINTLRPCLTITKTNMVARRHIHSSERRTNTIVEQQQIPDPLPPIAPSKAPLSVLPLIMILRSLATMTVSSSPLLLPPSLHVMGILANTTNPLLNPDKNPLLRYFLKKTFYAQFCAGEKSPEIKKTIDGLKNIGFTGVILNYAKEVVLTKDEGEGLKNGAMETDECIQNEILPWARGTLETVRLAEPGDFVALKFTGAGSIALYQLKDRLPPSPAMYKAIDSICQLAHERGVRLLFDAEQDMLQDGIDDWTLEFTRKYNKGLGEAVIFGTYQAYKKKCPEVLSNHLKLAQIENFALGVKLVRGAYLNSDPRELFHDTKEETDACFDSLAASVLTREWNIDVKGSGEYPAASLVVASHNAESVRRSRAIMEAGRAKSDIAFAQLQGMADEVSCELVEAGQSDKSKILPAYKYLVWGTTGECMKYLLRRAHENKDAVQRTRGSRDALWAELVRRCKSAVGLA; encoded by the coding sequence ATGAGCTCGGCCCTTCGGCGAGGGACTGCCCAGCCCCTTCGCTGGGCGACTGCATCCAacgccatcaccatcaacacaCTCCGACCATGCCTCACCATCACAAAGACCAACATGGTCGCCCGCCGTCACATCCACTCCTCTGAGCGACGCACAAACACCATCgtcgagcagcagcaaatccccgatcctcttcctcccatcGCTCCCAGCAAGGCACCTCTCTCCGTCCTTCCTCTCATCATGATTCTCCGATCTCTCGCCACTATGACCGTCTCCTCCTCGCCTCTGCTCCTACCTCCCTCACTGCACGTCATGGGTATTCtggccaacaccaccaacCCTCTGCTCAACCCCGACAAGAACCCCCTTCTGCGATATTTCCTCAAGAAGACCTTTTACGCTCAGTTCTGCGCAGGCGAGAAGTCAccagagatcaagaagaCTATCGATGGACTCAAGAACATTGGTTTCACTGGTGTTATTCTGAACTACGCCAAGGAGGTTGTCCTCACCAAGGATGAGGGCGAAGGTCTGAAGAACGGTGCCATGGAGACCGACGAGTGCATTCAGAACGAAATTCTTCCCTGGGCCCGAGGCACCCTCGAGACTGTCCGACTTGCTGAGCCTGGTGACTTTGTCGCCCTCAAGTTCACTGGCGCCGGAAGCATCGCTCTCTACCAGCTCAAGGACCGTCTGCCTCCCAGCCCCGCCATGTACAAGGCCATCGACTCCATCTGCCAGCTTGCCCACGAGCGAGGTGTCCGCCTCCTCTTCGACGCCGAGCAGGACATGCTCCAGGACGGCATTGACGACTGGACTCTCGAGTTCACCCGCAAGTACAACAAGGGACTTGGCGAGGCTGTTATCTTTGGTACCTACCAAGCCTACAAGAAGAAGTGCCCCGAGGTTCTCTCCAACCACCTGAAGCTCGCTCAAATCGAGAACTTTGCTCTCGGTGTCAAGCTTGTCCGTGGCGCTTATCTCAACTCCGACCCCCGCGAGCTCTTCCACGacaccaaggaggagacCGATGCCTGCTTCGACTCCCTCGCTGCCAGCGTCCTCACCCGCGAGTGGAACATTGACGTCAAGGGTTCCGGGGAGTACCCCGCTGCCAGCCTTGTCGTCGCCTCTCACAACGCCGAGTCCGTGCGACGAAGCCGCGCCATCATGGAGGCCGGCCGAGCCAAGTCCGACATTGCCTTCGCCCAACTTCAGGGCATGGCTGACGAGGTCAGCTGCGAGCTTGTCGAGGCTGGCCAGTCTGACAAGTCCAAGATTCTGCCCGCCTACAAGTACCTCGTCTGGGGAACCACTGGCGAGTGCATGAAGTACCTCCTCCGACGCGCACACGAGAACAAGGATGCCGTCCAGCGAACTAGGGGCAGCCGGGATGCTCTCTGGGCCGAGCTTGTCCGACGATGCAAGAGCGCCGTCGGCTTGGCTTAA
- a CDS encoding protein CGI121: MALETVSLEHLPNSHKVYFALFRDVQNAAFLHQQLLARNPQFEYAFIDASVVVSRLQLLSAVFKATSTAVNGALRTPNIHSEIVCAMSSSNNIADAYRRYGISPSTKDLIVVKVTFPGEDGVEPLTHDQIWEHLKTNVEGEALSITDDQISTTTDVPKVRKYYKLNGLKWMDDIQDEKVKQKEIESLVIGAMALRGV, encoded by the exons ATGGCTCTCGAAACAGTTTCTCTCGAACACCTGCCAAACTCGCACAAGGTCTACTTTGCCCTGTTCCGTGACGTACAGAATGCGGCCTTTTTGCACCAGCAGCTGCTTGCTCGGAACCCCCAGTTCGAGTACGCCTTCATTGATGCCTCAGTG GTTGTGTCACGGCTTCAATTATTATCCGCTGTGTTTAAGGCTACGTCGACGGCTGTGAATGGCGCTCTCAGGACTCCAAACATTCACTCCGAAATTGTCTGTGCTATGAGTTCTTCTAATAAC ATTGCTGATGCCTATCGTCGATATGGTATCTCTCCTTCTACCAAAGACCTCATCGTTGTCAAGGTCACATTCcctggagaagatggtgttgagccCTTGACACATGACCAGATTTGGGAACATCTCAAGACCAATGTTGAGGGAGAGGCTTTGTCCATCACAGATGACCAGATCTCTACCACCACTGACGTACCAAAGGTGCGCAAGTACTACAAGTTGAATGGACTCAAGTGGATGGATGATATCCAAGATGAAAAGGTCAAGCAGAAGGAGATCGAGTCACTCGTCATCGGCGCAATGGCTCTAAGGGGTGTCTGA